A genome region from Pirellulales bacterium includes the following:
- a CDS encoding PEP-CTERM sorting domain-containing protein (PEP-CTERM proteins occur, often in large numbers, in the proteomes of bacteria that also encode an exosortase, a predicted intramembrane cysteine proteinase. The presence of a PEP-CTERM domain at a protein's C-terminus predicts cleavage within the sorting domain, followed by covalent anchoring to some some component of the (usually Gram-negative) cell surface. Many PEP-CTERM proteins exhibit an unusual sequence composition that includes large numbers of potential glycosylation sites. Expression of one such protein has been shown restore the ability of a bacterium to form floc, a type of biofilm.): MNLTRRRVCPWILIACCTVAQARAADVYDAVADFSTTENTDTSRWSYRYQTGLDRNGVYPLLTAFAPTFGFSPTNPDAWLVAAESPIPVVGVNQTGGDLTYLAGDPGFPYPFTWPQGAMLVHPGPFDPGLVVVSWLSPVNAHLLIDFSFSDLDPNAGGVNWFVERNSGADTLSAGSIDVGESTGPLSLPLTAVNAGDRINFIVDPGDDHNFDSTRLTATITVVPEPSTAMLLGLSVPLLIWAFRSQKQSRHR, from the coding sequence ATGAATCTCACCCGTCGTAGAGTGTGCCCTTGGATTCTGATCGCCTGCTGTACGGTGGCGCAAGCGCGCGCTGCCGACGTCTATGATGCGGTCGCCGATTTCTCGACCACCGAGAACACGGACACCAGCCGGTGGTCCTACCGGTACCAAACCGGCCTCGATCGCAACGGGGTTTACCCGCTCCTGACCGCGTTTGCGCCCACGTTTGGCTTCAGCCCGACGAATCCTGACGCCTGGTTGGTCGCCGCCGAATCGCCGATCCCTGTGGTCGGTGTGAACCAAACCGGGGGCGACCTGACCTACCTCGCCGGAGACCCGGGTTTTCCCTACCCATTTACCTGGCCCCAAGGCGCCATGCTGGTCCATCCGGGTCCCTTCGACCCGGGGCTCGTCGTCGTGAGTTGGCTCAGCCCGGTGAACGCGCATCTGTTGATCGATTTCAGCTTCAGCGATCTCGACCCGAATGCCGGGGGCGTCAATTGGTTCGTCGAGCGCAATAGCGGCGCCGATACCTTGAGCGCCGGGAGCATCGACGTGGGCGAGTCGACCGGACCGCTCAGCCTGCCGCTCACCGCGGTGAATGCCGGGGACCGGATCAATTTCATCGTCGATCCGGGCGACGATCACAACTTCGATTCGACCCGCCTCACGGCCACAATCACCGTGGTGCCCGAACCCTCGACGGCCATGCTCCTCGGACTGAGCGTGCCGTTGCTGATCTGGGCGTTTCGGAGCCAGAAACAGTCGCGCCACCGCTAG
- a CDS encoding efflux RND transporter permease subunit produces MIERLIELSIRNRFLVLIVAGALAVLAVYATLNTPIDAIPDLSENQVIVFTDWPGRSPREIEDQVTYPLSRKLQGLAGVQAVRSSSEFNFSMITIIFEDAIDFYFARQRVTEKLGQAGTFLPPGVVPYLAPDATALGQVYWYTVETSPGNPVEPGRLWALNKFYIAPQLNAAPGVADVAIVGGTPLEYQIDVRPDELRAYGITLGELYAAVSRSNMPAGGGVVQKNNAEYIVRGVGWIKDQRDIENTVIREINGTPIYVKTIATVQLGTQFRRSVFEKDGNEVTGGVVLMRHGENPLAVTERIKAKIQELQPGLPEGVHIVAAYDRTRLIHGAIHTLTEVMWHEMVIASLAILLILMHVRSVFVICVTLPLAVLFSFLLMWVLRVLGIIDIQANIMSLAGITISIGILVDQAIVMTENATHHLKRHFGDRPVTGDLRDLVVEPCRQVGRPIFFSVMIMLLSFVPVFMLSGREGKLFHPLAFTKSFAMLGVALISVTVVPALIPTFIKGRLRSEEENWIVRSFINIYKPLLTWALPRRNLVMWAFAVLLVLAAGIFPLQAVVGQGASETAWRAAFLAVFALVSALTVLFTRGWPWQLLSLASLVLIGLWAYQFPKIGVAFMPALDEGATLDMPVTVPRASITQVADDLKARDALLRGFPEVESVIGKAGRADTPTDPAPLDMVETFVNFRPKELWPRRVLRYDDAAVQTERVLAGLEAAGLVVKAPHAEDRAALIVEASQKALERFDETQRELALMRYQEFEQELQTLLVRYAVDQVVRQVRATGQLAGRTEADVQPHADAMVAALVPVYGPWFVEAPALEDATRLAQDIVRRLQEDGIVTDPTRALEMQAGVQGLLGGQRSTLGEVLLDSIERRREALWLERTQRINWELFDRGTEAFTWYALEELTKGAKNVALVRGAARAAETLRFVDAALAVQLGKPHEAAAFEPFGALRAQLEKPFRESVFLWPRKTGPKGDLVDDEMGRILQVPGWSNIFTQPIINRIEMLSTGVRTDIGVKVFGPDLETINHVCKEIETALKPVNGARDVIAAPIMGKGYVQIDIDRERAARYGISVEDIQNEIEVALAGRAVTYTVEKRDRFPVRIRYARSDRQDEESIRRLLVSVSAPGEAATSMPVVLGERRSPEAKPPHGVAPPHASSGRALIPLSAVADVQIVEGPAMIKSENGRLLNYVTLNVRGRDIVGFVDEAQRVVAQKVRLPEGVHIEWSGEFEHQVRAARTLRFVFPAVIVLIFIILYLTYNDLADAGLMMLAVPEALAGGAFFMYLFPKIMQGWEAPPLDFSVAVWVGFIACFGMATETGIIMLVYLREAIEKRGGLEKISSLEELREAVIEGAVHRLRPKLLTEGVAIIAIFPMVFAKGVGGEILAPMALPVLGGLLISDEVVDLFLPVRFYWVRRARWLKLHAKHQAAAPAAATAP; encoded by the coding sequence ATGATCGAACGCCTGATCGAACTATCGATCCGTAACCGCTTCCTGGTCTTGATCGTGGCCGGGGCGCTGGCCGTGTTGGCCGTCTATGCGACGCTCAACACGCCGATCGACGCGATTCCCGACCTCAGCGAGAACCAGGTGATCGTGTTCACGGATTGGCCGGGCCGCAGCCCGCGCGAAATCGAAGACCAGGTCACCTATCCCCTGTCGCGCAAGCTGCAGGGACTGGCAGGCGTCCAGGCGGTCCGCTCGTCGAGCGAGTTCAACTTCTCGATGATCACGATCATCTTCGAGGACGCGATCGATTTTTACTTTGCCCGGCAGCGGGTCACCGAAAAGTTGGGGCAAGCGGGCACGTTTCTACCGCCCGGGGTCGTACCCTATCTGGCCCCCGATGCGACGGCGCTGGGGCAAGTCTACTGGTACACGGTCGAGACGAGCCCGGGGAACCCGGTCGAGCCGGGCCGGCTGTGGGCGCTGAACAAGTTCTACATCGCCCCCCAGCTCAACGCGGCGCCGGGCGTGGCCGACGTGGCCATCGTGGGCGGAACGCCGCTGGAATACCAGATCGACGTCCGTCCCGACGAGCTGCGGGCCTATGGCATTACCCTCGGCGAACTCTACGCGGCCGTGTCTCGCAGCAATATGCCGGCCGGCGGCGGCGTGGTGCAGAAGAATAACGCCGAGTACATCGTCCGTGGAGTCGGCTGGATCAAAGATCAGCGCGATATCGAGAACACAGTCATCCGTGAAATCAACGGCACGCCGATCTACGTCAAGACGATCGCCACGGTGCAGCTCGGGACCCAGTTTCGCCGCAGCGTCTTCGAGAAAGATGGCAACGAGGTGACCGGCGGTGTCGTGCTCATGCGGCACGGCGAGAATCCGCTGGCGGTGACCGAGCGGATCAAGGCGAAGATTCAGGAGCTGCAGCCAGGCCTGCCCGAGGGAGTGCACATCGTCGCGGCCTACGACCGCACACGCTTGATCCATGGTGCCATTCACACGCTGACCGAAGTGATGTGGCACGAAATGGTGATCGCGTCGCTGGCGATCCTGTTGATCCTGATGCACGTCCGTAGCGTGTTCGTGATCTGCGTCACGTTACCACTGGCCGTGCTGTTTTCGTTCCTGCTGATGTGGGTCTTGCGCGTCCTGGGAATCATCGACATTCAGGCCAACATCATGTCGCTGGCCGGGATCACGATTTCGATCGGGATCCTCGTCGATCAGGCGATCGTGATGACCGAGAACGCGACCCATCACTTGAAACGTCACTTTGGCGACCGCCCGGTGACGGGCGACCTCCGCGACCTGGTCGTCGAACCGTGCCGGCAGGTGGGGCGGCCGATCTTCTTCTCAGTCATGATCATGCTCTTGTCGTTCGTGCCCGTCTTCATGCTCAGCGGCCGCGAGGGCAAGTTGTTTCATCCGCTGGCGTTCACCAAGAGCTTTGCCATGCTGGGCGTGGCACTGATTTCGGTCACGGTCGTGCCCGCCTTGATTCCCACGTTCATCAAGGGACGCCTGCGCAGCGAGGAAGAGAACTGGATCGTGCGCAGCTTTATCAATATCTACAAGCCGCTGCTGACCTGGGCCCTGCCGCGACGAAACCTGGTGATGTGGGCCTTCGCCGTGCTGCTCGTCCTGGCGGCCGGAATCTTTCCGTTGCAAGCCGTGGTCGGGCAGGGGGCCTCGGAGACGGCCTGGCGCGCGGCGTTCCTGGCCGTGTTCGCGCTGGTGTCTGCGCTGACGGTGCTGTTCACCCGCGGTTGGCCTTGGCAATTGCTCTCGCTGGCGAGCCTGGTCTTGATCGGCTTGTGGGCCTACCAGTTCCCGAAGATCGGCGTGGCCTTCATGCCCGCCTTGGACGAAGGGGCCACGCTCGACATGCCGGTCACCGTTCCGCGGGCGAGCATCACCCAGGTGGCCGACGATCTGAAGGCCCGCGATGCGCTGCTGCGGGGCTTTCCCGAGGTCGAATCGGTGATCGGCAAAGCAGGCCGCGCCGACACGCCGACCGACCCGGCCCCTTTGGACATGGTCGAGACGTTCGTCAATTTCCGGCCCAAGGAACTCTGGCCCAGGCGTGTGCTGCGCTACGACGACGCGGCGGTGCAAACCGAGCGCGTGCTGGCCGGCCTCGAGGCCGCCGGCTTGGTCGTCAAGGCGCCGCACGCCGAGGACCGCGCGGCGCTGATTGTCGAAGCGAGCCAGAAAGCGCTCGAACGCTTTGACGAAACACAGCGCGAGTTGGCGCTGATGCGCTATCAAGAGTTCGAACAAGAGTTGCAAACGCTCCTGGTGCGGTATGCCGTCGATCAGGTCGTCCGCCAGGTTCGCGCCACGGGCCAACTGGCCGGCCGCACCGAAGCCGATGTACAACCGCACGCCGATGCAATGGTCGCGGCGCTGGTTCCCGTCTATGGCCCCTGGTTCGTCGAGGCGCCGGCCCTCGAGGATGCGACGCGCCTCGCCCAGGATATCGTCCGTCGTCTCCAAGAAGACGGAATCGTCACGGACCCGACACGGGCCCTGGAAATGCAGGCCGGTGTACAGGGTCTACTCGGCGGCCAGCGTTCGACGCTCGGCGAGGTCTTGCTCGACTCGATCGAGCGCCGGCGCGAGGCCCTGTGGCTGGAGCGCACGCAGCGGATCAACTGGGAACTCTTCGATCGCGGGACCGAGGCCTTTACCTGGTATGCGCTCGAAGAACTGACGAAGGGGGCCAAGAACGTGGCCCTGGTGCGCGGCGCCGCGCGTGCCGCGGAAACGTTGCGATTCGTCGACGCGGCCCTGGCCGTGCAACTCGGCAAGCCGCACGAGGCCGCGGCCTTCGAACCGTTCGGCGCGCTGCGCGCGCAGCTCGAGAAGCCCTTTCGCGAGTCCGTGTTCCTGTGGCCGCGCAAGACGGGCCCCAAGGGCGATCTGGTCGACGACGAGATGGGCCGGATTCTCCAGGTGCCCGGCTGGAGCAATATTTTCACGCAGCCCATCATCAATCGCATCGAGATGCTCTCGACGGGCGTGCGGACCGACATCGGCGTCAAGGTGTTCGGACCCGACCTGGAGACGATCAACCACGTCTGTAAAGAAATCGAGACGGCCCTGAAACCCGTCAACGGTGCCCGCGACGTGATCGCCGCGCCCATCATGGGCAAGGGTTACGTGCAGATCGACATCGACCGCGAGCGCGCCGCGCGCTACGGCATCTCGGTCGAGGACATCCAGAACGAGATCGAGGTGGCCTTGGCCGGACGTGCCGTGACGTATACGGTCGAGAAGCGCGATCGCTTCCCGGTCCGGATTCGCTATGCCCGGAGCGATCGCCAGGACGAAGAGAGCATTCGGCGATTACTGGTCAGCGTGTCCGCGCCGGGCGAAGCCGCTACGTCCATGCCCGTGGTTCTGGGCGAGCGGCGCAGCCCCGAGGCCAAGCCCCCGCACGGCGTAGCGCCGCCGCATGCCTCATCCGGCCGGGCGCTGATTCCCCTGAGCGCCGTGGCCGACGTTCAAATCGTCGAAGGGCCGGCGATGATCAAGAGCGAAAACGGTCGATTGCTGAACTATGTCACGCTCAACGTCCGCGGCCGGGATATCGTCGGCTTCGTCGACGAAGCCCAGCGCGTGGTCGCTCAGAAAGTCAGGCTGCCCGAGGGGGTGCACATCGAGTGGAGCGGCGAATTCGAACACCAGGTCCGCGCGGCGCGCACGCTGCGGTTCGTGTTTCCCGCGGTGATCGTGCTGATCTTCATCATTCTTTACCTCACCTATAACGATCTGGCGGACGCGGGCCTGATGATGCTCGCCGTTCCCGAAGCGCTCGCCGGCGGGGCGTTCTTCATGTACCTGTTCCCCAAGATCATGCAGGGCTGGGAAGCGCCGCCCCTGGATTTCAGCGTCGCCGTTTGGGTCGGCTTCATCGCCTGCTTCGGCATGGCGACCGAGACCGGCATCATCATGCTGGTCTATCTGCGCGAGGCGATCGAGAAACGTGGCGGGCTCGAAAAGATCTCGTCGCTCGAAGAGTTGCGCGAAGCGGTAATCGAGGGCGCCGTCCACCGCCTGCGGCCCAAGCTCCTGACCGAAGGGGTCGCGATCATCGCCATCTTCCCGATGGTGTTCGCCAAGGGCGTCGGCGGGGAGATTCTCGCGCCCATGGCGCTGCCGGTGTTGGGCGGTCTGTTGATCTCCGACGAAGTGGTCGACTTGTTCCTCCCGGTTCGTTTCTATTGGGTCCGCCGCGCCCGCTGGCTGAAACTGCACGCCAAGCACCAGGCCGCAGCGCCGGCCGCCGCTACGGCCCCCTGA
- a CDS encoding FHA domain-containing protein: protein MSERSWIIGSLPDCDLQVDLPIVSGRHCRLTERGQAFLLEDLDSRNGTFVAGQRITGPCLVRRGDAVTLGQNVPLPWPVASQSITVGRDASNDVVIALEMVSARHARVERIGGRVFLVDLGSTNGTAINDLANKIARAPLAATDQVFLGTHRLSAAQLLAALPPEPVRAATMLEASPPAALSAALDAAARDAAVPRAPTIQVPAPPNHDDVHSRFRSPISWLTGIAGSVVCTLLILGMAAMSRSSTDGVPPASPGPGGTAAPKVSPAPASPSSAASLPPPVVLSQWPDDAAVLKHAPAVVLLGAQVGGVSPLLSEVKIQGWACASREVICPAERLQELDAAAKEDGKVEATLAFFGPHSHWAVLGYRTMSDAKDGFARVTLESELEGACEVATDISGLTRGTKLSLLAGQPSRKDDPASIEYVVIRQTVERVDRDSSDAPRRLHCRATAPIAEGPVANVVGAPVFDASCRVVGCVQSAGETVIVVPVNCLQELLASPNESH from the coding sequence ATGAGCGAGCGGAGTTGGATCATCGGCAGCCTCCCCGACTGCGACCTGCAGGTCGATCTGCCGATCGTCTCGGGCCGGCACTGCCGCCTGACCGAGCGCGGCCAGGCGTTCCTGCTCGAGGATCTCGACTCGCGCAATGGGACCTTCGTAGCGGGGCAGCGCATAACGGGCCCATGCCTCGTGCGCCGGGGCGACGCCGTGACGCTCGGGCAGAATGTGCCTCTGCCCTGGCCCGTGGCGAGCCAGTCGATCACCGTCGGGCGCGACGCCTCGAACGACGTGGTCATTGCCTTGGAAATGGTTTCTGCGCGCCATGCTCGCGTGGAGCGCATCGGCGGGCGCGTCTTTCTGGTCGATCTGGGCTCGACCAATGGGACCGCGATCAACGATCTGGCGAACAAGATTGCCCGCGCCCCCTTGGCAGCCACTGACCAGGTCTTTCTAGGGACGCATCGGCTCAGCGCCGCACAGTTGTTGGCTGCCTTGCCGCCCGAGCCGGTGCGCGCGGCGACGATGCTCGAGGCCTCGCCGCCGGCTGCCCTTTCGGCAGCACTCGATGCGGCCGCGCGCGACGCAGCCGTTCCCCGGGCACCCACGATCCAGGTACCCGCGCCCCCGAACCACGACGATGTCCACAGCCGCTTTCGCTCGCCGATCTCTTGGTTGACTGGCATTGCCGGCAGCGTGGTTTGCACCCTGCTGATCTTGGGAATGGCCGCGATGTCGCGGTCGAGCACCGACGGCGTGCCACCTGCATCGCCGGGGCCTGGCGGCACAGCGGCGCCGAAGGTGAGTCCGGCACCCGCGAGTCCTTCATCCGCGGCGTCTTTGCCGCCGCCGGTCGTACTGTCGCAATGGCCCGACGATGCGGCCGTGCTCAAGCATGCCCCGGCCGTCGTGCTGTTGGGCGCCCAGGTTGGTGGCGTCTCGCCGTTACTCTCCGAGGTGAAGATCCAAGGTTGGGCGTGCGCGTCCCGAGAAGTGATCTGTCCCGCGGAGAGGCTGCAGGAGCTCGACGCCGCTGCTAAAGAGGATGGGAAGGTTGAAGCGACACTTGCGTTCTTCGGTCCTCACTCGCACTGGGCCGTACTTGGCTACCGAACGATGTCCGATGCCAAGGATGGCTTTGCGCGCGTCACGCTCGAATCCGAGCTGGAGGGTGCATGCGAAGTCGCGACGGACATCTCGGGCCTGACGCGCGGCACGAAGCTTTCGCTGCTGGCCGGTCAGCCGTCGCGGAAGGACGATCCGGCTTCGATCGAGTACGTAGTGATTCGCCAGACCGTCGAACGGGTGGATCGCGATTCGTCTGATGCCCCGCGCCGCCTGCATTGCCGGGCGACTGCGCCGATCGCCGAAGGGCCCGTCGCTAACGTCGTGGGGGCCCCCGTTTTCGACGCCTCCTGCCGCGTGGTGGGCTGCGTTCAGTCCGCCGGAGAGACGGTGATCGTGGTCCCGGTGAATTGTCTGCAGGAACTGCTGGCGTCGCCAAACGAATCGCATTGA
- a CDS encoding FHA domain-containing protein → MAQQGTRLETDEDVQRALLKYRAQESPQALVSPSPDLAPARAAAKAPAPADDAPPLFHPTERPSMAVLTVFDDGSADGQQVRIRQEEFVIGRATGDLLVPHDSQISGRHAALRRELHAGKSRWYLVDLGSTNGTYVRVGHSLLQHGQQFLIGRTRLRFDNPPPDEPGKPARVDQTTRPWSSGASLHLAPTLVELDHEGQGPRHVITADEIWIGKDAQHCQLTLPDDPFASARHARIARDDTGRWFIENNRSPNGVWLRVERIRVERSCHFLLGEQRFLVRVLGN, encoded by the coding sequence ATGGCGCAACAAGGTACCCGGCTCGAAACCGACGAAGATGTGCAGCGGGCACTGCTGAAATACCGAGCCCAGGAGAGTCCCCAGGCGCTTGTTTCGCCGTCGCCCGATTTGGCACCGGCGCGGGCCGCCGCCAAGGCCCCCGCGCCGGCCGACGATGCGCCGCCGTTGTTCCATCCGACCGAGCGGCCCAGCATGGCGGTGCTGACGGTGTTCGACGACGGCAGCGCGGACGGCCAGCAGGTGCGGATTCGGCAGGAAGAATTCGTGATCGGCCGCGCGACGGGCGATCTACTGGTGCCGCACGATTCCCAAATTTCCGGCCGGCACGCCGCTCTGCGACGCGAATTGCACGCTGGCAAATCGCGCTGGTACCTGGTGGACCTCGGCAGCACCAACGGCACCTATGTCCGCGTCGGACATTCCCTGCTGCAGCACGGCCAGCAATTCCTGATCGGCCGCACGCGGCTGCGGTTCGACAATCCGCCGCCGGACGAACCGGGCAAACCGGCTCGCGTCGACCAGACGACGCGCCCCTGGTCCAGCGGCGCGAGCCTGCATCTGGCGCCGACCTTGGTCGAACTCGACCACGAGGGCCAAGGCCCGCGCCACGTGATCACCGCCGACGAGATCTGGATCGGCAAGGACGCGCAGCACTGCCAGCTCACGCTGCCCGACGATCCGTTCGCCAGCGCGCGCCACGCGCGGATCGCGCGCGACGACACGGGCCGGTGGTTCATCGAGAACAACCGCTCACCGAATGGCGTCTGGCTGCGCGTCGAGCGAATTCGCGTCGAGCGCTCGTGCCATTTTCTGCTCGGCGAACAACGGTTCCTCGTGCGTGTACTGGGCAATTGA